TAAGACTGAGGACATCTCTATGGGGATGCATATGAAACCAGGTGGACGGAACTCAATTGCTTCCATTCAAGGgaagggggggagagagaaatggactTCTTGGTGGGAAGGTTGGCAAGCAAGGTGGGCTCCTTCTTCTTAAGGAGTTCAAGAACACTATGTCTTGACTTGCTCAGAGTCCCCCTTCTCCTTCATCGTCCTCCCCACCAGCTTACTCCTCCTCGACAACTGTGAACATACACCTTCAAGTCCTCTGCCACTACCTGTTATTGAAAAACCAATCATCTATTGGGTGTActatgagagaaagagagagagggagcagaaAAGATGAAGTCAACATTGCAAAATAAATGCTCACTTCTAACAAGGATGAAAGATAATTGAACAGACAGCCCGTAAATGATAAGTGAGGAAGGAATCGAGCTCCAAGACATGCCAGCAGAACCGTGACATGAAGCTCATCCACCAACTACAACGTAGCACAGATACTCGGCAAGCAAGACAAAAACCAAATCAGAATCCGAACGTGGGGACGAAGAAGTAGGCAACACAAAGGAAACATTGGGTTCCATCGAGAACAGAGAGGCGAGTGATGGAGGCCATCAGCGTAGACGCAGGCTAACACCGAGAATGTTGCGATGTGAGAGGAGATGAATCATTTGCCTGTGCTGCGACAAAAAACAGACCCCGAGAAGTACATTGTGCCTCAATGCCAAAGAAAGAATGCAAAGAGCCAAGATCCTTAAAAGGAAAACGAGCAGCCAACTTAGAAATGAAGGCATAAAAAGGGTGGTGAGGAACTGGTGGGAGATGGAGAAATAGCAGGTCCGGGTGGCGGTGAAGGTGGGGAGGCAGTCGGGAGGGCAATACTTGTGGAATCTGTATGGTCCTCTAGAGATGTTACGGAGGATATCATAGTAGTAGGGGCAGGTAGAGAAATGTATACCTGTAGGTTGGGCTTAGATGAGTATGGAGCTGAGCCAGGGGAGGGTGTAACTGTTTTAAAGGGAAAATCTCCTTCATCAAACAACACGTTCTTGttcaccaaaattttttgagtttttctgTCATAGCATAACCTTTGTGCTGATTGTTGTAACCCAAGAAAACTCTGGAGAAAAAGCATTCACTTTTTGTAAACACATTTCATGGATTGAAATTGTAGCTTGTGATCATTATAGGGTCTGACACAAGGAAAGCAAGTACACCCAAACACATTCATAAGTTTGTAATCAGGTGGCCGTTTAAACAATCTTGGTGTATAGAGATGGTATTCTGTTGGTAAGATAAACAGCTGTAGAGAATGCAAAGTCCCAAAAACATTGTGGTATACCAGCATGAGCAAGCAGTGTAAGGGTGGTTTCATCCACATGCCGATGTTTTCATTCCACACATCCATTTTGTTCATGAGTATATGAACACAAAACTCTATGTTCAATCCCTTGAGTTTTTAGGTAAGAGTTCAATGGTCGATATTTCACACCCCAATCACTTTGGAAAGACTTAATCATGgcatcaaatttattttcaacttGCTTCTTGAATGACTGAAAAACTGACATCacatcagatttattttttagaataaatATCCATATATAGCAAGAAGAGACATCCACAAAGATAACATAACATTTGCAGCCCGAGTCAACTTTATTTCTTATAATAAATATCCATATGTAGCGAGAAGAGACATCCACAAAGATAACATAATATTTGTAGCCATAGATAGAGTCAACTAGCGCAAGCCCtcaaacattagaaaatatcAAATCAAGAGTCTTTCCATAGTATCTGCAAACAAatcaaaaggaagagcatgactcttttCTAATTGACATGCTTCATAAAGCTTATGAGAATGTACATGATGTATAGGTAATCCCAATTTAGACAAAACATGACTAACTATGTCAATTGAAGGATGTTCCAACCAACTATGCCAAGCTTCTATGATAGTTCTCTCTCCAACTAGGACTGTTGGTGTGTATGACGTCTTGTGTAGCTTTGCACAATAAAACCCATCCTTAATTTTTCAATGAAGAAGATTTTGTGATCCTTAACAATACATTTGTCATAGTGAAACTCAAATATCGGATTTGCTGAAAGGTAGACCGCGTTGACATTATGACAAAGAAGAGTGGGCATACATGGAGAAGTAATTATGTTAGAGAGAGGACTTCGGTGACAGCAAACGAAAGAGCATGATACTCGGCCTCACTGCCAGAATGAGCAACAGTGGTTTGCTTTCAAGCAGACCATGAAAGAAGCCAACAGCCAAAGAAGACTGCAAAAACCCCCAGTAGACTTGCGATCATTAATACTTTCAACCCCGTCAGCGTCGGAATAAGCCATCAAGTCTAAGGTAATAGATAGACGAAATAGAAGTTCATATCCAAGCATGTGCttgatatattgaaaaaaatgttaaccGCTACCCAATGTGAATATGAGGAGCATGCATGGATTGACAAACTTTATTCGCCACACAAAAGAGATCAAGCCGAGTGAGCGTGAGATACTGGAGTGCACCGATGGCTTGGCGATAGGGAGTAGGATCTGCCAGCAGTTTTCCATCGAGAGCAGAGAAGCAAGTGCTAGAGGTCATCGACATAGACACATGCTTAACATTGAGCATGTTGTGATGCGAGAGGAGATCAATCATATACTTGTGTTGCGACAAAAACAGAGCCCGACGATTACGTTGCAACTCAATGCCCAAGAAATAATGCAAAGAGTCAAGATCCTTCAGAGGAGAACGAGCAGCCAACTTAGAAATGAAGGCATCCACCATAGTAATTAAGTTGTCGGTTATTATTATGTCATCGACATAGACAAGGTGATAAACTAGGATACCCTGCCTATCATAAACAAAGGGTAAAGTATCAATTTTTGAACCAGTGAACTCAAGAGCCTCCAGAAACATAGTGAGTTTAACCATGCCTATGGAGTTTCTTTATGGCCATAAATTGCTTTATGAAAATGGCACACATAGTCAAGACGTTGAGGATCAACATAGCCCTTTGGTTGCGACATATAAACAACTTCAGATAAGTCAGCatgaaggaaaacatttttGATGTCCACCTACTTAATAGGTCAATTTCCACTAAAAGCAATTGTGAGCACAAGGTGAATAGAGGTATGCTTTACCACAAGACTAAAATTTCAAAGTAGTTAATACCTGCCTCCTGAGTGAACCTCTTGACAACTAAACAGGCCTTGTAGCGGTCAATAGTGCCATCaagttttcatttgattttgtaaatccGGTCAATAAGATTATAATCAAGAGGAGGGACCAGCATCCAAGTTTGGTTTTGAAGGAGAGCGTGAAATTCATGGTCCACAGTTTGACACTCAGAGTTGTGCTTTATGGCTTGGGAAAAAATAGGTAGGCTCGGTTCTTGATCTAGGTAAGAAACAAGAGCAGTGAGAATTGGGTGTAAGGATGAGATATAGGTTTTGGGTTTAAGAGATCCGGTGTGGGATTGGGTGACCATAGGATGAGTTTGAGTGCTTAAGGAAGATGGTGGTGGGGAACtggtgggagagggagaaataGCTAGTTCGGGTGGCGGCGAAGGTAGGAAGGTAGCCGGGAGGGAAATACTAGTGGAATCTATAGGGTCCTCTAGAGGTGTTACGGAGGATATCATAGTAGTAGGGGCTGGTAGAGGAATGTATACTTATAGGTTGGGGTTAGATAAGTATAGAACTGAACCAGGGGAGGGTGTAACCGTTTAAAAGGGaaaatttctttcatcaaacaccatgttcttatttaccaaaatttttcaagtttgtctGTCATAGCATAAGTAACCTTTGTGTTAAATGGACTTGTGGTGTCTCTTCTTTAAGAAGTCGACATTCTTTGCAATCAAGTGTGTTGTCCTTGGTGTCTACAAGCTTGGCATGTGATGCGGCAGTTTGCAATGACATGGCCTCGATTACCCCAACCATAACGCACAACTTGTCGACATGCTCCAACTCACCCTTGAATCTGTTTTTTTATCACCTTGGCCCCTTTGATTAAATGACCTGCTTGTGTTGATCTTATTTAGTTGTTGGAGGTAATATGCAGTATTAGCGATGGGCACaacttctatttcttttttattagtttccaATTCAGCTTCATGAACAAGACAGCTCGTCAAGTCTGATTTGTTCAACTCTGGTGTTCAACGATGTTCTCAAGGCTTCATACTCATGGGCTAGTAAACTAGCAAGAATATATGATATGAGATCATCTTCTTCCACTGGGTTTGATGTCAGTGTCAACTGGTGGGCGATGTCTTTTGCTTTGCAGAAATAAGCAGCAATAGAGCCTACTCCTTTCTTCATATTTTACAGTTGAGAACAAAAGCATTCAATTCGAGATCGAGAGTGGGCTGCATGCATGCGTCCCAATGCACTTCAGACTTCATGAGATGTCCTTAGACCAATGATTTGATTATGCATCACATCGGTTAATGAAGATATGAGTCACCCAAGGAGCAATGGGtccatattttttcattctatatatGCTGGATTTAATTATGTTTCTTTGTCTTTGATGGTAGGGAGAAATTTTTCAAGGCACTTGTTGGTGCCATCGGCATATCTCAACAATCTATAACTCTTGAGGAGGAGAATGAATTGAGATTCCCATAGTAAATAGTTGTTTGTAGACAACTTCACAACAAGAAAATGTTAAAGTCTCGTTGGGGCTGGAAGGACAGAGAGAGAACTAAATATCGACCGTGTCAAGTGAGAACCAGCACCATTTTTGTTCGCCATGGTAAAAATAAGAGTAGCAGTAGCACAATCCTTAAAGAATCAACTGGATGCTTCGATACCGTATAAAGTTTTACACATAGATGAACATAAATAGAATAGAAGACAAGATTTAATGTGGTCCAACTCTTGGAAGAGTCAGCATCCACGGTGGAGAAAATACTTTTTCATTCTCTCAACCATAATCGTGAGATTGAGAGGTCTCATTTAAATACATTTATTGCTTTATGTTTGGATTAGTTTCTAGCTTTATCAGATTTATAGTGGCCAAACTTGTGGGGATTAAGTCTCCTTCATTTTGATCCATTTGGAATTGAGTAAGTTGACTAGTGGCTCCAGTGTTCAAGAGATGAAGTAGCGACTGTCCCCTGTGGAAAAcagcaaagcaagaagaaaaagaataagagcATAGACTGTTTCAagggtttccttctaaggggccTGCTTAGGGTAATCAACAAGGGATTAAAACCCTAACACAAAGACTTGCTGGGCATAAATAggccagccccttaggtttccCCAAAGCCCAGTGGGCGGTTAGCATGAGAAAGTTTTTAGGAAAAAAGCTAGATAAAGATGAAACTTTATCTAGTGGTAAGGTTGTTGAGTAAATCTCGTAATTACAAGGCAGTTACGAGATATCCGGATAGGGCTCagtggccactatccaacatttCCCACTTAACCATGAGACTGCCAGTTGCTTTCACTATgtgtgggttttctttatttaaataGTTACgtggttttccataattggtttTTCCGTCGTAACTTTGTTCAAGATTTACAtcgaggttttccattcaagGGTTTTTCCTTCGTAaactttcaaatatattttaactcCGTATGGGCTACATGCTTTGAAAATAAGTCTTCAAATATTTCCTTAGTTAAAGGATCAGCtaccatatcattggtaggcaAATAATCAACcgatatttcatttttctcgatcatttcatgaacataatggtatttcaccattatatgtttacttttGAGCTAACAACTTCATTCTTCATAAGAGATATCATTGCCTGATTATCACAGAATAGATGAACTAGTTCATGATTAAGatttaatttca
Above is a window of Nymphaea colorata isolate Beijing-Zhang1983 chromosome 8, ASM883128v2, whole genome shotgun sequence DNA encoding:
- the LOC116259509 gene encoding uncharacterized mitochondrial protein AtMg00810-like, which codes for MVKLTMFLEALEFTGSKIDTLPFVYDRQGILVYHLVYVDDIIITDNLITMVDAFISKLAARSPLKDLDSLHYFLGIELQRNRRALFLSQHKYMIDLLSHHNMLNVKHVSMSMTSSTCFSALDGKLLADPTPYRQAIGALQYLTLTRLDLFCVANKVCQSMHAPHIHIG